One genomic window of Camelina sativa cultivar DH55 chromosome 5, Cs, whole genome shotgun sequence includes the following:
- the LOC104786609 gene encoding protein NETWORKED 4B-like: MAPSTAQSKKQLKRSMTKKSYAWRWDSHICPKNSKWLIENLEKMDDRVKHMLNVIEEDSDSFAKKAQMYYQKRPQLIQLVGEFYRMYRTLAERYDQVSGELQKNHHSLEIQSQSSFEISSPTQEMLSRSQSGHKEEEDSSSLTDIVNLTLFSFFCHIIIMVYVFSTID, encoded by the exons ATGGCTCCGTCTACG GCTCAGAGCAAGAAGCAGttaaaaaggtctatgaccaagAAATCATACGCATGGAGGTGGGATAGTCACATTTGTCCCAAGAACTCAAAATGGCTTATAGAGAATCTAGAGA AGATGGATGACCGAGTGAAACACATGTTGAATGTGATTGAAGAAGACTCAGACTCTTTTGCCAAGAAAGCTCAGATGTATTATCAGAAGCGTCCCCAGTTAATTCAACTTGTTGGGGAATTTTACCGCATGTATCGCACATTAGCTGAGCGTTATGATCAAGTTAGCGGTGAACTTCAGAAGAATCATCATTCACTTGAGATCCAGTCACAGAGCTCTTTTGAGATATCATCTCCTACACAAGAGATGTTGAGTCGCAGTCAGTCTGgtcataaagaagaagaagattcatcatCTTTGACAGATATTGTAAAtttaactctcttttcttttttttgtcacatcatcatcatggtTTATGTTTTCTCAACCATTGACTAG
- the LOC104786607 gene encoding mitogen-activated protein kinase kinase kinase ANP1-like, whose protein sequence is MTPKTEFVKFLGRGSVGSVNLVKYIKSDISLPLYAAVKTAECEEYDSLKREIQVLSKLKGCRNIVQCYDGNYTLEEDFDVGGFRVYKMVMEYASAGSLTTFMYNYKDYKLPDTLIRDFTRMILQGLVSVHSHGYVHCDLKPDNLLIFPCRDQSYELKISDFGSSRRVGEDSDCWEVDNPYMGTPIYMSPESVRDNVAEKALDLWSLGCIVLEMYTGVFPWSEVYYEDLAPVLLNGEAPVIPESLPCDARKFLETCFARNPKERGSASDLLLHQFLRGEHKMEDTISGGSSLPVSKKAMKLKIIPPKPPQFKHLKVKIRPPKPPAFSFIHVQ, encoded by the coding sequence ATGACaccaaaaacagagtttgtgaAGTTCTTGGGAAGAGGTTCGGTTGGATCAGTCAACCTCGTCAAGTACATCAAAAGCGACATCTCATTGCCGCTTTACGCGGCCGTAAAAACCGCTGAATGCGAAGAATACGATTCTCTCAAAAGAGAGATTCAGGTTCTATCCAAACTCAAGGGATGTCGAAACATCGTCCAATGCTATGATGGGAATTATACTTTAGAAGAGGATTTTGATGTCGGCGGATTCCGAGTTTACAAGATGGTTATGGAGTACGCATCTGCAGGAAGCTTAACAACGTTCATGTACAATTACAAAGATTATAAATTGCCCGATACTCTGATCAGAGACTTCACCCGAATGATTCTCCAAGGATTGGTCTCTGTTCATAGCCACGGTTATGTCCATTGCGATCTAAAACCAGATAATCTACTTATCTTTCCATGTAGAGATCAGTCTTACGAATTGAAGATTTCAGATTTCGGATCTTCGAGAAGAGTCGGAGAAGATTCTGATTGCTGGGAAGTTGATAACCCGTATATGGGAACGCCTATTTACATGTCGCCAGAATCAGTCCGCGATAACGTTGCAGAGAAAGCCCTAGATTTGTGGTCGTTAGGGTGCATAGTGTTGGAGATGTATACCGGTGTTTTTCCATGGTCAGAGGTTTATTATGAAGATCTTGCGCCGGTTCTATTGAATGGGGAAGCGCCGGTGATTCCAGAGAGTCTACCCTGTGATGCAAGGAAGTTTCTAGAAACATGTTTCGCAAGGAACCCTAAGGAGAGAGGAAGCGCTTCGGATTTATTGTTGCATCAGTTCTTGCGTGGCGAACATAAGATGGAAGATACAATCTCTGGCGGCTCCTCGCTGCCGGTTTCAAAGAAGGCCATGAAGCTAAAGATTATTCCACCAAAGCCCCCACAGTTTAAACACCTGAAGGTGAAGATTAGGCCTCCCAAGCCTCCAGCTTTTAGTTTCATTCATGTTCAATAG
- the LOC104789170 gene encoding uncharacterized protein LOC104789170, translating into MNLAQKDTVDEYRAQFEELSIELPHVPADVLEAAFLKGLKKSLRDPVVRSRPIDLIAMVDMARLVEAQESENVGYQARNFSRPVIGSASQQYSTTQRGNEWNPGKKPFDNSKEIRKTNTGQENKGFNPCRHCGERWSLGHKCKPQHLKCLEMDEEEETEHLAMEEQEPQEAGCENKEKQEVYTLTRGSIAGMTSKKAMKMKGQILGREVVVLIDSGATCNFISNRLVKKMGLAITSNREFGVIVGGDQILKGRGKCNGVLLDIQGIEIMEEYSIFEIGATDVILGYGWLETLGDTRINWLNRTLSWKIGRLWVTLVGDPALSKEEVSLKSMERLMQHSGEAYLLEQTTLFQNNEPPSKKPHAQEIQSVVSKYEGVFEPPCGLSPKRNREHAITLQAGTSPVNVRPYRYSFIQKNEIEHLVKEMLEAQVIRPSISPYSSPVLLVKKKDGGWRFCVDYRALNKVTIPDLYPIPVIEELLDELSGATVFSKIDLKSGYHQIRLKEEDVEKTAFKTHHGHYEFLVMPFGLTNAPSTFQSIMNDLFRPYLRRFVLVFFDDILVYSPDVQTHKTHLETVL; encoded by the coding sequence ATGAATCTAGCGCAGAAGGATACTGTTGATGAGTATCGTGCTCAGTTTGAGGAGTTGTCCATTGAACTTCCCCATGTTCCAGCCGATGTCTTGGAAGCAGCCTTTCTCAAGGGGTTGAAAAAGAGCCTGAGGGATCCGGTAGTCCGATCGAGACCTATAGATCTTATTGCGATGGTAGACATGGCTCGTTTAGTGGAGGCTCAGGAGTCAGAGAACGTGGGCTATCAGGCACGAAACTTTTCTCGTCCGGTGATAGGCAGTGCTTCCCAACAATATTCCACTACTCAACGGGGAAATGAGTGGAACCCTGGCAAGAAACCTTTTGATAACTCCAAGGAGATTCGAAAAACCAACACGGGGCAGGAGAACAAAGGGTTTAATCCTTGTAGACATTGTGGGGAGAGGTGGTCGCTGGGACACAAATGTAAGCCTCAGCATCTGAAATGTTTGGAAatggatgaggaagaagaaactgaacATTTAGCCATGGAGGAACAAGAGCCCCAGGAGGCAGGGTGTGAAAACAAGGAGAAGCAGGAGGTTTACACCTTAACTCGGGGATCTATAGCTGGGATGACTTCGAAGAAGGCCATGAAAATGAAGGGACAGATACTTGGCAGAGAAGTCGTGGTGTTGATAGACTCGGGAGCTACCTGCAATTTCATTTCCAACCGGTTAGTCAAGAAAATGGGGTTGGCCATCACTAGTAACAGGGAGTTTGGAGTGATAGTTGGCGGAGACCAGATCCTTAAGGGGAGAGGTAAGTGTAATGGAGTGTTGTTGGACATACAAGGCATTGAGATCATGGAGGAATATTCAATCTTCGAGATAGGAGCCACCGATGTGATCTTGGGGTACGGTTGGTTGGAAACGCTGGGAGACACTCGCATCAACTGGCTCAATCGCACTTTAAGCTGGAAGATCGGTAGGTTGTGGGTAACACTGGTGGGTGATCCTGCTCTGTCTAAGGAAGAGGTTTCTCTCAAATCCATGGAACGGTTGATGCAACACAGTGGTGAAGCGTATCTGTTGGAGCAGACCACCCTATTCCAAAACAATGAGCCACCCTCCAAGAAACCCCACGCGCAGGAGATACAGTCAGTCGTGAGCAAATATGAAGGCGTTTTCGAGCCACCTTGTGGATTATCTCCTAAGCGCAACAGGGAACATGCCATTACATTACAAGCAGGCACCTCCCCGGTGAATGTGCGACCCTACAGGTACTCCTTTATCCAAAAGAATGAGATTGAGCATTTGGTGAAGGAGATGTTGGAAGCTCAGGTGATCAGACCTAGCATCAGCCCTTACTCGAGTCCAGTACTacttgttaagaagaaggatggaggATGGCGTTTCTGTGTAGACTACCGAGCCCTGAACAAGGTAACTATCCCAGATCTTTACCCCATACCGGTGATAGAGGAGCTCCTCGATGAGTTGAGTGGGGCCACTGtgttctccaagattgatctGAAGTCAGGATACCATCAGATCagattgaaggaagaagatgtgGAGAAAACAGCTTTTAAAACTCACCATGGGCATTATGAATTTCTAGTCATGCCTTTTGGCTTGACCAATGCACCGTCGACCTTCCAAAGTATTATGAATGACCTCTTCAGGCCTTATCTGCGAAGGTTTGTGTTGGTGTTCTTCGATGACATTCTGGTTTACAGCCCTGATGTCCAAACGCATAAGACGCATTTGGAAACGGTACTCTAA
- the LOC104786610 gene encoding protein NETWORKED 4B-like has translation MASSAAQSKKQFKRSMSKKSHSWWWDSHNCPKNSKWLAENLEKMDDRVNHMLKLIEEDADSFAKKAQMYFQKRPELIQLVEEFYRMYRALAERYDQASGELQKNHHSSEIQSQSSLEISSPSPTQEKLSRRQSGHKEEEDSSSLTDSGSDSDHSSANDEDADEALICRMADLELELKETKQKLLLQQESDNSVDLLQKITVYEGELGEANEKIRMHEEEIANLKIELQSCMSSGIEDPQKSLDLDKEDTKEDAKVQALEEELSIAKEKVQLFEKETYSLRNELEISRAAEEKLKSLQHELELAQKDTDRYRNTLNAEKKEVSKLQERLAMVKTSLQDRDNEIRALKTAVSDAEEKIFPEKAQIKGEMSKLLEERSQLGEQLRELESHIRLITEEKAETEEKLRGESKKISIMRNERNVLREEIGKRDGKIKEMEKHMEELHMEQVRLRRRSGELTEEVERARLGASEVAEQKRDAIRQLCISLEHYRDGYDRLWRVVAGHKSKRVVVLAT, from the exons ATGGCTTCGTCTGCG GCTCAGAGCAAGAAGCAGTTTAAGAGGTCTATGAGCAAGAAATCACACTCATGGTGGTGGGATAGTCACAATTGTCCCAAGAACTCAAAATGGCTTGCAGAGAATCTAGAGA AGATGGATGACCGAGTGAACCACATGTTGAAACTGATTGAAGAAGACGCAGACTCTTTTGCCAAGAAAGCTCAAATGTATTTTCAGAAGCGTCCCGAGTTAATCCAACTTGTCGAGGAATTTTACCGCATGTACCGCGCATTAGCTGAGCGTTATGATCAAGCTAGCGGTGAGCTTCAGAAGAATCATCATTCATCTGAGATCCAGTCACAGAGCTCTCTTGAGATATCATCTCCTAGTCCTACCCAAGAGAAGTTGAGTCGCCGTCAGTCTGGTcataaagaagaggaagactcATCATCTTTGACAGATTCCGGTTCTGATTCTGATCATTCCTCTGCTAATGATGAAGACGCTGATGAGGCATTGATCTGCAGGATGGCTgatcttgagcttgagcttaAAGAGACGAAACAGAAGCTCCTTCTCCAGCAGGAAAGTGACAACAGTGTTGACCTCCTTCAGAAAATTACTGTATATGAGGGAGAGCTTGGGGAAGCTAATGAAAAGATTCGAATGCATGAAGAAGAGATCGCTAATCTGAAGATTGAGCTTCAGAGCTGCATGTCCTCTGGAATAGAAGATCCTCAAAAGAgtcttgatttggataaagaggACACTAAAGAAGATGCAAAAGTGCAGGCCTTGGAAGAAGAGCTGAGTATCGCAAAAGAGAAGGTTCAGCTATTTGAGAAAGAGACTTATTCTCTGAGAAATGAGCTCGAGATCAGTAGAGCTGCTGAGGAGAAACTGAAGAGCTTACAGCATGAGCTAGAGTTGGCTCAGAAAGACACTGATAGGTACAGAAACACGCTCAACgcagagaagaaagaagtcTCAAAGTTGCAAGAGAGATTGGCAATGGTGAAAACTAGTTTACAGGACAGAGATAACGAGATAAGGGCACTTAAAACTGCTGTCTCTGATGCTGAAGAAAAGATATTCCCAGAGAAGGCACAGATCAAAGGAGAAATGTCAAAGCTTCTTGAAGAACGAAGCCAACTTGGAGAGCAGCTGAGAGAGCTGGAATCACATATTAGGCTGATCACAGAAGAGAAAGCTGAAACGGAGGAGAAGCTTAGAGGAGAATCCAAGAAGATAAGCATAATGAGAAATGAGAGAAATGTGCTAAGAGAAGAGATTGGGAAGAGAGATGGGAAGATAAAGGAAATGGAAAAGCATATGGAGGAGCTTCACATGGAGCAAGTGAGGCTGAGAAGACGGTCTGGTGAGCTTACAGAAGAAGTGGAAAGAGCGAGATTGGGTGCATCAGAAGTGGCTGAGCAGAAAAGAGATGCAATAAGGCAGCTTTGTATCTCACTTGAACATTACAGAGATGGGTACGACAGGCTTTGGAGGGTTGTTGCTGGACATAAGAGTAAGAGAGTAGTGGTCTTAGCAACGTGA
- the LOC104786606 gene encoding F-box/LRR-repeat protein At2g43260-like, translating to MTCDGLVCIPEPGWINVLNPCMGELLRFPSGPNPVDTSRYDHYDRPVRGEFRLDFLDFFPGYWSMGFGKDEVSGSYKIVRMFFDTDQTEILDINIGEWRKLPSPPYPVEAFKHSAFVNGSIYWYQLIDGYKILALDLHTEQFRDVPRPLMCPLAAPLVNLDDRLALTTIYIADSYENAEIWIMDTKEETWTKIYSIRILPIYRYPRPTCWMYCIPLTISKQGNFYFYDIEKRLFKYYPKIDQVCCINKHVRVLSPFVENMIPLQGPKIMTYPPGFQYSESRISKIFRQIKLPTTLLLTTTVVALVIFRFSSASSRSLC from the exons ATGACGTGTGATGGTCTGGTTTGCATCCCCGAACCAGGCTGGATCAACGTTTTGAACCCTTGCATGGGAGAACTCCTTAGATTCCCATCGGGGCCAAATCCAGTAGATACCAGTCGCTACGATCACTATGATCGGCCAGTTCGTGGag AATTTAGGttggattttttggattttttcccGGGATATTGGTCGATGGGGTTTGGTAAGGATGAAGTTAGTGGAAGCTATAAAATAGTGAGAATGTTCTTTGATACCGACCAAACTGAAATTCTTGATATTAACATTGGTGAATGGCGGAAACTCCCAAGTCCTCCTTACCCTGTGGAAGCCTTTAAACATTCGGCCTTTGTGAATGGGTCCATCTACTGGTACCAATTAATTGATGGTTACAAGATACTCGCTTTGGACCTTCACACTGAACAGTTCCGTGATGTCCCAAGACCGCTCATGTGTCCTTTAGCTGCCCCTCTAGTCAACCTTGATGATCGTCTAGCCCTGACCACCATTTATATTGCAGATTCATATGAGAATGCAGAGATATGGATCATggatacaaaagaagaaacatggacCAAAATTTACTCAATACGTATATTGCCTATATATCGTTACCCCCGCCCCACGTGTTGGATGTATTGCATTCCACTTACAATTTCGAAGCAAGGGAATTTTTACTTCTACGACATCGAGAAGAGGTTGTTCAAATATTATCCGAAGATTGACCAAGTCTGTTGTATCAATAAACACGTTCGTGTTTTATCTccttttgttgaaaatatgaTCCCACTCCAAGGTCCAAAAATCATGACATACCCACCCGGATTTCAGTATTCAGAATCTAGGATATCCAAAATTTTTAGACAAATCAAATTGCCTACTACTTTGTTGCTTACCACCACTGTTGTGGCTCTTGtaatttttcgtttttcttctGCTTCGTCTAGGTCTTTATGTTAG
- the LOC104786608 gene encoding uncharacterized protein LOC104786608, whose amino-acid sequence MSELLPPPPPPPPPHHHHPTGRGCGFGDPALFFPEFAAKQRGLERVIEEDGEGEDSSYGKGSFDLSSRFSSPCISRNGFDDVDHPRKLPPSGLREESSSSGFREDDEADRSRNSGSFVDRIGQEEEDKRLCASGCFRKCCAWTCMFVSIVLVIVLLTGLTVNSSIKSKLPQVLVMNLKFSRLDVVKSATDLLMNANLNTVLQLSNQNDKTVLYYSPMKADVSSENINLGKKTLHGFKQDPGNVTSLKIPTRLRKSKVYDVDATLLTNKEKNLEAVVDVYLRGKLSFDWLGFSVHIPIVIACEEVKQSDVINGLKPTCDVRIFSQ is encoded by the coding sequence ATGTCGGAgctgcttcctcctcctccccctcctcctcctcctcatcatcatcatcctacaGGGAGGGGTTGTGGATTCGGCGATCCCGCTTTGTTTTTCCCTGAGTTTGCTGCTAAGCAACGCGGTCTCGAAAGAGTTATagaggaagatggagaagggGAAGATAGCAGCTATGGCAAAGGCTCTTTTGATCTGAGTTCCAGGTTCTCTAGTCCTTGTATCTCTCGTAACgggtttgatgatgttgatcaTCCTAGAAAGCTGCCTCCTTCTGGATTGAGGGAGGAGTCTTCTTCGTCTGGTTTCAGAGAGGATGATGAAGCCGACAGGAGTAGAAACTCTGGTTCCTTTGTGGATCGTATCGgtcaggaggaggaggacaagAGGTTATGCGCCTCTGGATGTTTCAGAAAATGCTGCGCTTGGACCTGCATGTTTGTTTCCATTGTCCTTGTCATCGTCTTGTTGACAGGGTTGACTGTGAACTCTTCAATCAAATCTAAACTGCCTCAGGTGCTTGTCATGAATCTCAAGTTCTCGAGACTTGATGTCGTTAAATCAGCGACGGATCTTCTGATGAATGCGAACTTGAACACGGTTCTTCAGCTCTCTAACCAAAACGACAAGACAGTGCTTTATTACAGCCCCATGAAAGCTGATGTCTCTTCTGAGAACATAAACCTTGGAAAGAAAACGCTTCATGGATTTAAGCAGGACCCTGGTAACGTTACCTCTTTGAAGATCCCGACTAGACTGAGAAAGTCCAAGGTTTATGATGTTGATGCTACGTTGCtgacaaacaaagagaagaatctTGAAGCTGTGGTTGATGTGTACTTGAGAGGGAAATTGAGTTTTGATTGGTTGGGATTTAGTGTTCATATACCAATTGTTATTGCTTGCGAGGAAGTGAAGCAGAGTGATGTGATAAATGGACTCAAGCCAACGTGTGATGTTCGAATCTTTTCCCAATGA